One genomic window of Ziziphus jujuba cultivar Dongzao chromosome 4, ASM3175591v1 includes the following:
- the LOC107416971 gene encoding universal stress protein PHOS32 isoform X1, with product MNPPKQPPPPSNPQPVAPVHIQPSSPGFSLNSSPAFGPHRKIAIAVDLSDESAFAVRWAVQNYLRPGDAVILLHVRPTSVLYGADWGCVDLSLGNSGSVSSDANTTEESKRKLEDDFDTFTSMKAANMAQPLVEAQIPFKIHIVKDHDMKERLCLEVERLGLSAVIMGSRGFGASKRGSKGRLGSVSDYCVHHCVCPVVVVRYPDDKDGAGGCNDGDDVQAVAGSGGAVVGRPVELHPVPEEDQEYHDASDEPRADV from the exons ATGAACCCACCCAAACAACCACCACCGCCGTCGAATCCTCAACCGGTTGCGCCCGTTCACATCCAACCGTCATCACCAGGCTTCTCTCTCAACTCTAGCCCAGCCTTCGGGCCCCACCGGAAGATCGCGATCGCTGTCGACCTGAGCGACGAGAGTGCCTTCGCCGTCCGATGGGCAGTGCAGAACTATCTCCGTCCCGGAGACGCCGTGATCCTCCTCCACGTACGGCCCACGAGCGTACTCTATGGTGCCGACTGGGGCTGCGTTGACCTCAGCCTCGGGAACTCCGGCTCCGTTTCGTCTGACGCAAACACCACAGAAGAATCGAAGCGGAAGCTGGAGGACGACTTCGACACCTTCACAAGCATGAAAGCCGCAAACATGGCTCAGCCTTTGGTGGAGGCTCAAATCCCGTTCAAAATCCACATAGTGAAAGACCACGACATGAAGGAACGGCTTTGCTTGGAGGTGGAGAGGCTGGGTCTCAGCGCTGTCATCATGGGGAGCCGCGGCTTCGGCGCCTCCAAACGAGGCTCCAAGGGAAGGCTCGGCAGCGTAAGCGATTACTGCGTTCACCATTGCGTTTGTCCCGTCGTGGTTGTTAGGTATCCGGATGACAAGGATGGTGCTGGTGGTTGTAACGACGGCGATGATGTTCAAGCTGTGGCGGGCAGTGGCGGTGCAGTGGTTGGGCGGCCGGTGGAGCTGCATCCTGTGCCGGAGGAAGACCAGGAGTATCATGACGCTTCCGATGAGCCCAGAG CAGATGTTTAA
- the LOC107416971 gene encoding universal stress protein PHOS32 isoform X2 gives MNPPKQPPPPSNPQPVAPVHIQPSSPGFSLNSSPAFGPHRKIAIAVDLSDESAFAVRWAVQNYLRPGDAVILLHVRPTSVLYGADWGCVDLSLGNSGSVSSDANTTEESKRKLEDDFDTFTSMKAANMAQPLVEAQIPFKIHIVKDHDMKERLCLEVERLGLSAVIMGSRGFGASKRGSKGRLGSVSDYCVHHCVCPVVVVRYPDDKDGAGGCNDGDDVQAVAGSGGAVVGRPVELHPVPEEDQEYHDASDEPRDV, from the exons ATGAACCCACCCAAACAACCACCACCGCCGTCGAATCCTCAACCGGTTGCGCCCGTTCACATCCAACCGTCATCACCAGGCTTCTCTCTCAACTCTAGCCCAGCCTTCGGGCCCCACCGGAAGATCGCGATCGCTGTCGACCTGAGCGACGAGAGTGCCTTCGCCGTCCGATGGGCAGTGCAGAACTATCTCCGTCCCGGAGACGCCGTGATCCTCCTCCACGTACGGCCCACGAGCGTACTCTATGGTGCCGACTGGGGCTGCGTTGACCTCAGCCTCGGGAACTCCGGCTCCGTTTCGTCTGACGCAAACACCACAGAAGAATCGAAGCGGAAGCTGGAGGACGACTTCGACACCTTCACAAGCATGAAAGCCGCAAACATGGCTCAGCCTTTGGTGGAGGCTCAAATCCCGTTCAAAATCCACATAGTGAAAGACCACGACATGAAGGAACGGCTTTGCTTGGAGGTGGAGAGGCTGGGTCTCAGCGCTGTCATCATGGGGAGCCGCGGCTTCGGCGCCTCCAAACGAGGCTCCAAGGGAAGGCTCGGCAGCGTAAGCGATTACTGCGTTCACCATTGCGTTTGTCCCGTCGTGGTTGTTAGGTATCCGGATGACAAGGATGGTGCTGGTGGTTGTAACGACGGCGATGATGTTCAAGCTGTGGCGGGCAGTGGCGGTGCAGTGGTTGGGCGGCCGGTGGAGCTGCATCCTGTGCCGGAGGAAGACCAGGAGTATCATGACGCTTCCGATGAGCCCAGAG ATGTTTAA
- the LOC107416953 gene encoding G-type lectin S-receptor-like serine/threonine-protein kinase At2g19130 isoform X1 produces MEKGLIAVDRWTGGSQVYFLTHLHSDHTKGLSSSWSKGPIFCSRLTAKIFPSKFPCFNLSLLRVLEIGSWHSIPVHSPSTGLETSVEVMPIDAHHCPGAVMFLFRGEFGCLLYTGDFRWETTNERAKIGMAMLLNAVDDVSVDLLYLDNTYCNPSYDFPPREVAAQQIVDIIASHPDHDIIIGIDSLGKEDLLLHISHVLKIKIKQMNWLPLAQKWNLFWLQPKQECAVYGFCGAYGVCNGNNFPFCSCLIGFEAKLPRDRSLKDYSGGCQRKTELQCGDNGLANGDKDRFTKIPSMVLSGYKNSLQIRNIAACESTCLGDCSCTAYAYDNSSSCLIWSGDLLNLKQVTADDRKGETLYIRLAASEFPSSKKIVSVKKIITYVSSAAAFAVVLGLIVFVILRRRKKIVGMGKAVDDSLVVFEYRYLQNATKNFSKKLGGGGFGSVFKGTLPDSTVIAVKQLESISQGEKQFRAEVSTIGIIQHVNLVRLRGFCSRGTKKLLVYDYMPNGSLDSHLFETKNLKVLNWETRYKIALGTARGLYYLHEKCRECIIHCDIKPDNVLLDAEFCPKLADFGLAKLVGRDFSRVLTTIRGTRGYLAPEWISGLPITAKADVYSFGMLLFEIISGRRNSKYYVEDEVSFFPIFVATVIIEGGDVVSLLDPRLEGKVDAEELIRVCRLACWCIQYEETQRPSMGQIVQILDGLTNVNLPPLPRLFQATVGNPDEIIFPTESCSRLESSRAGNSMSTATSSVKSTESSLLLKS; encoded by the exons ATGGAAAAAGGTCTGATAGCAGTGGACAGGTGGACAGGTGGAAGCCAGGTCTACTTCCTCACCCACCTCCATTCTGACCACACCAAAGGCCTGTCTTCTTCCTGGTCCAAAGGCCCTATCTTCTGCTCCCGTCTCACAGCCAAGATCTTCCCCTCCAAATTCCCCTGCTTCAACCTCTCTTTGCTTCGCGTCCTTGAGATCGGCTCTTGGCACTCAATCCCTGTCCATTCTCCTTCCACCGGTTTGGAGACCTCTGTCGAGGTTATGCCCATTGACGCTCACCATTGTCCCG GTGCAGTTATGTTCTTGTTCCGTGGAGAGTTCGGATGCTTGCTGTACACTGGTGATTTCCGGTGGGAAACAACGAACGAGAGGGCTAAGATAGGGATGGCCATGCTCTTGAATGCTGTTGACGATGTTTCAGTTGATTTACTTTACTTGGATAATACATACTGCAATCCATCGTATGATTTCCCTCCTCGTGAAGTTGCTGCTCAGCAG ATTGTTGATATCATTGCCTCCCATCCTGACCATGATATCATCATTGGGATTGACTCTTTGGGGAAAGAAGATCTTTTGCTCCACATTTCACATGTGCTCAAAATAAAG ATTAAGCAGATGAATTGGCTTCCTCTAGCACAAAAATGGAATCTGTTTTGGTTGCAACCAAAACAAGAATGTGCAGTCTACGGTTTTTGTGGGGCGTATGGTGTTTGCAACGGAAACAACTTTCCATTCTGTAGTTGTTTGATTGGGTTTGAGGCAAAGTTGCCCAGAGATAGGAGTTTAAAGGATTATTCTGGTGGGTGCCAAAGGAAAACTGAACTGCAGTGTGGGGACAATGGTCTTGCTAATGGTGATAAAGACAGATTTACAAAGATCCCTAGTATGGTATTGTCTGGATACAAAAATTCTCTGCAAATAAGGAATATTGCAGCATGTGAATCAACCTGCTTAGGTGACTGCTCTTGCACCGCTTATGCTTACGATAACAGCAGTAGTTGTTTAATTTGGAGTGGAGATCTACTTAATCTGAAACAAGTCACTGCAGATGACCGCAAGGGAGAGACATTGTATATTCGACTTGCAGCTTCTGAGTTTCCAAGTTCTAAGAAAATAGTTAGCGTCAAGAAAATAATTACCTATGTGAGCTCAGCTGCTGCATTTGCAGTTGTACTGGGCCTTATTGTGTTTGTTATTttgagacgaagaaagaagattGTAGGAATGGGAAAAGCAGTGGATGATTCATTGGTGGTATTTGAGTATAGGTATTTacaaaatgcaacaaagaacttttcaaagaaattggGAGGGGGAGGATTTGGTTCAGTTTTCAAGGGTACATTGCCTGACTCAACTGTGATTGCAGTGAAGCAGCTTGAAAGCATTAGCCAAGGAGAGAAGCAATTCCGGGCAGAGGTCAGCACAATTGGGATAATCCAGCATGTTAATCTTGTCCGGCTACGTGGGTTTTGCTCCAGAGGCACCAAAAAATTGTTGGTCTACGATTATATGCCAAATGGCTCTTTAGATTCCCATCTTTTCGAAACGAAGAATTTGAAGGTGTTGAATTGGGAAACGAGATATAAAATTGCTTTGGGGACCGCAAGAGGTTTGTATTATCTCCATGAGAAGTGCAGGGAGTGCATAATCCACTGTGACATCAAACCTGACAATGTTCTTTTAGATGCTGAATTTTGTCCAAAACTGGCAGATTTTGGGCTGGCAAAACTTGTGGGAAGGGATTTCAGCAGGGTTTTGACGACCATAAGAGGGACAAGAGGTTATCTTGCACCAGAATGGATTTCAGGACTACCAATAACAGCAAAAGCTGATGTTTACAGCTTTGGAATGCTGCTTTTTGAAATCATATCAGGAAGGAGGAATTCAAAGTATTATGTTGAAGATGAAGTAAGTTTCTTTCCTATTTTTGTTGCAACAGTAATAATTGAAGGAGGTGATGTTGTTAGTCTTTTAGACCCGAGGCTGGAGGGGAAAGTTGATGCTGAAGAGCTTATCAGAGTTTGTAGATTGGCTTGTTGGTGCATCCAATATGAAGAAACACAAAGGCCATCAATGGGTCAGATTGTTCAAATCCTTGATGGGCTTACAAATGTGAACTTGCCGCCGCTTCCAAGATTATTCCAGGCTACTGTAGGTAATCCGGATGAAATTATCTTCCCTACCGAATCATGCTCAAGGCTAGAAAGTTCACGAGCAGGGAACAGCATGTCCACAGCCACATCTAGTGTGAAAAGCACCGAATCTTCTTTATTACTAAAGTCTTAA
- the LOC107416953 gene encoding G-type lectin S-receptor-like serine/threonine-protein kinase At2g19130 isoform X2, giving the protein MFLFRGEFGCLLYTGDFRWETTNERAKIGMAMLLNAVDDVSVDLLYLDNTYCNPSYDFPPREVAAQQIVDIIASHPDHDIIIGIDSLGKEDLLLHISHVLKIKIKQMNWLPLAQKWNLFWLQPKQECAVYGFCGAYGVCNGNNFPFCSCLIGFEAKLPRDRSLKDYSGGCQRKTELQCGDNGLANGDKDRFTKIPSMVLSGYKNSLQIRNIAACESTCLGDCSCTAYAYDNSSSCLIWSGDLLNLKQVTADDRKGETLYIRLAASEFPSSKKIVSVKKIITYVSSAAAFAVVLGLIVFVILRRRKKIVGMGKAVDDSLVVFEYRYLQNATKNFSKKLGGGGFGSVFKGTLPDSTVIAVKQLESISQGEKQFRAEVSTIGIIQHVNLVRLRGFCSRGTKKLLVYDYMPNGSLDSHLFETKNLKVLNWETRYKIALGTARGLYYLHEKCRECIIHCDIKPDNVLLDAEFCPKLADFGLAKLVGRDFSRVLTTIRGTRGYLAPEWISGLPITAKADVYSFGMLLFEIISGRRNSKYYVEDEVSFFPIFVATVIIEGGDVVSLLDPRLEGKVDAEELIRVCRLACWCIQYEETQRPSMGQIVQILDGLTNVNLPPLPRLFQATVGNPDEIIFPTESCSRLESSRAGNSMSTATSSVKSTESSLLLKS; this is encoded by the exons ATGTTCTTGTTCCGTGGAGAGTTCGGATGCTTGCTGTACACTGGTGATTTCCGGTGGGAAACAACGAACGAGAGGGCTAAGATAGGGATGGCCATGCTCTTGAATGCTGTTGACGATGTTTCAGTTGATTTACTTTACTTGGATAATACATACTGCAATCCATCGTATGATTTCCCTCCTCGTGAAGTTGCTGCTCAGCAG ATTGTTGATATCATTGCCTCCCATCCTGACCATGATATCATCATTGGGATTGACTCTTTGGGGAAAGAAGATCTTTTGCTCCACATTTCACATGTGCTCAAAATAAAG ATTAAGCAGATGAATTGGCTTCCTCTAGCACAAAAATGGAATCTGTTTTGGTTGCAACCAAAACAAGAATGTGCAGTCTACGGTTTTTGTGGGGCGTATGGTGTTTGCAACGGAAACAACTTTCCATTCTGTAGTTGTTTGATTGGGTTTGAGGCAAAGTTGCCCAGAGATAGGAGTTTAAAGGATTATTCTGGTGGGTGCCAAAGGAAAACTGAACTGCAGTGTGGGGACAATGGTCTTGCTAATGGTGATAAAGACAGATTTACAAAGATCCCTAGTATGGTATTGTCTGGATACAAAAATTCTCTGCAAATAAGGAATATTGCAGCATGTGAATCAACCTGCTTAGGTGACTGCTCTTGCACCGCTTATGCTTACGATAACAGCAGTAGTTGTTTAATTTGGAGTGGAGATCTACTTAATCTGAAACAAGTCACTGCAGATGACCGCAAGGGAGAGACATTGTATATTCGACTTGCAGCTTCTGAGTTTCCAAGTTCTAAGAAAATAGTTAGCGTCAAGAAAATAATTACCTATGTGAGCTCAGCTGCTGCATTTGCAGTTGTACTGGGCCTTATTGTGTTTGTTATTttgagacgaagaaagaagattGTAGGAATGGGAAAAGCAGTGGATGATTCATTGGTGGTATTTGAGTATAGGTATTTacaaaatgcaacaaagaacttttcaaagaaattggGAGGGGGAGGATTTGGTTCAGTTTTCAAGGGTACATTGCCTGACTCAACTGTGATTGCAGTGAAGCAGCTTGAAAGCATTAGCCAAGGAGAGAAGCAATTCCGGGCAGAGGTCAGCACAATTGGGATAATCCAGCATGTTAATCTTGTCCGGCTACGTGGGTTTTGCTCCAGAGGCACCAAAAAATTGTTGGTCTACGATTATATGCCAAATGGCTCTTTAGATTCCCATCTTTTCGAAACGAAGAATTTGAAGGTGTTGAATTGGGAAACGAGATATAAAATTGCTTTGGGGACCGCAAGAGGTTTGTATTATCTCCATGAGAAGTGCAGGGAGTGCATAATCCACTGTGACATCAAACCTGACAATGTTCTTTTAGATGCTGAATTTTGTCCAAAACTGGCAGATTTTGGGCTGGCAAAACTTGTGGGAAGGGATTTCAGCAGGGTTTTGACGACCATAAGAGGGACAAGAGGTTATCTTGCACCAGAATGGATTTCAGGACTACCAATAACAGCAAAAGCTGATGTTTACAGCTTTGGAATGCTGCTTTTTGAAATCATATCAGGAAGGAGGAATTCAAAGTATTATGTTGAAGATGAAGTAAGTTTCTTTCCTATTTTTGTTGCAACAGTAATAATTGAAGGAGGTGATGTTGTTAGTCTTTTAGACCCGAGGCTGGAGGGGAAAGTTGATGCTGAAGAGCTTATCAGAGTTTGTAGATTGGCTTGTTGGTGCATCCAATATGAAGAAACACAAAGGCCATCAATGGGTCAGATTGTTCAAATCCTTGATGGGCTTACAAATGTGAACTTGCCGCCGCTTCCAAGATTATTCCAGGCTACTGTAGGTAATCCGGATGAAATTATCTTCCCTACCGAATCATGCTCAAGGCTAGAAAGTTCACGAGCAGGGAACAGCATGTCCACAGCCACATCTAGTGTGAAAAGCACCGAATCTTCTTTATTACTAAAGTCTTAA